The Daucus carota subsp. sativus chromosome 7, DH1 v3.0, whole genome shotgun sequence genome window below encodes:
- the LOC108193550 gene encoding leucine-rich repeat-containing protein ODA7 isoform X1 produces the protein MTILNTKQILQDNKTNDSNAITSLTLTFKALSDVSCLSDFKNLEKLDLTFNNLSSLEAIKVCVNLKWLAVVQNKLRSLKGIEALTKLTVLNAGKNKLNSMDEVTSVITLRALILNDNEITSIPKLHQMKALNTLVLSRNPIQEIGESMTKLKLISKISLSHCQIQTIGSSLKSCTELRELRLAHNGITNLPDDLACNTRMRILDIGNNSIRRWSNLKVLSSLVNLRNLDLQGNPITEKGKLARKMKKLIPSLQIYNAKPIEKILENEDGRINDSSVDAGNMRAVKKPKQLDRSKESGSLENDVAGPSKDTDVDGNEDFSVEKKLKPKRKNRDVEPLEKAKKRPMSEDLKQDDNKFNKDDKSSYLNPDIKNTLLLEKHEFKVSSKKKTGDKVQLSKDKMNVTIDDGEIPFSDFFTADIAENAVTQNENMKLKQDIHSGGEAVTFPKNKKKNKGGISGASALQSLMPANEIGLGGPSAWNE, from the exons ATGACGATACTCAACACAAAGCAAATTCTCCAGGACAACAAAACAAACGATTCTAACGCCATTACATCTCTCACTCTCACCTTCAAAGCTCTCTCCGAT GTCTCATGCTTGAGTGATTTCAAGAACCTAGAGAAGCTTGACCTTACTTTCAACAATCTCTCTTCTTTAGAG GCGATCAAGGTGTGTGTCAATTTGAAGTGGTTAGCGGTTGTACAGAATAAGCTGAGGAGCTTGAAAGGGATTGAAGCGCTTACTAAACTCACT GTGTTAAATGCCGGGAAAAACAAGCTTAACTCAATGGATGAGGTGACATCAGTTATTACCTTGCGTGCACTAATTCTGAATG ATAATGAGATTACTTCTATACCAAAGCTTCATCAAATGAAGGCGCTTAATACACTTG TCCTTTCTAGAAATCCGATCCAGGAAATTGGTGAATCTATGACAAAgcttaaattaatttcaaaa ATATCTCTTTCTCATTGCCAAATTCAAACCATTGGATCTTCACTGAAGTCCTGCACTGAATTGAGAGAGCTCCGACTTGCTCACAATGGTATCACG AATCTCCCAGATGATTTGGCATGTAATACGAGAATGCGGATATTGGATATAGGAAACAACTCCATTCGAAGGTGGTCAAATCTCAAG GTGCTGTCTTCATTGGTAAACCTCAGAAATCTAGATCTACAAGGAAACCCCATCACCGAGAAAGGGAAGTTGGCAAGAAAG ATGAAGAAACTAATACCAAGCTTGCAGATATATAATGCTAAACCAATAGAGAAAATTTTGGAAAATGAGGATGGCAGAATTAATGATTCTTCTGTTGATGCTGGTAACATGCGGGCAGTTAAGAAACCTAAGCAGCTAGATCGGAGCAAGGAAAGTGGTAGCCTGGAAAATGATGTTGCTGGTCCAAGCAAAGACACTGATGTAGATGGTAATGAAGATTTTTCCGTGGAGAAGAAATTGAAACCTAAAAGGAAGAATAGAGACGTAGAACCCCTGGAGAAAGCTAAGAAACGACCAATGTCTGAGGATTTGAAACAGGATgataacaaatttaataaagatGATAAATCTTCGTATCTGAATCCTGATATTAAGAACACTTTATTGCTGGAAAAACATGAATTTAAGGTAAGCTCGAAGAAAAAAACTGGGGACAAGGTGCAACTCAGCAAAGATAAGATGAACGTGACCATTGATGATGGAGAAATTCCGTTTTCTGATTTTTTCACGGCTGATATTGCTGAAAATGCTGTTACtcaaaatgaaaatatgaaGTTAAAACAAGACATCCATAGTGGAGGTGAAGCAGTGACCTTCccaaagaataaaaagaaaaacaagggAGGAATCTCTGGAGCTTCTGCTCTTCAGTCGCTGATGCCAGCAAATGAGATTGGATTGGGTGGCCCATCAGCTTGGAATGAGTA G
- the LOC108193550 gene encoding uncharacterized protein LOC108193550 isoform X3 — translation MTILNTKQILQDNKTNDSNAITSLTLTFKALSDVSCLSDFKNLEKLDLTFNNLSSLEAIKVCVNLKWLAVVQNKLRSLKGIEALTKLTVLNAGKNKLNSMDEVTSVITLRALILNDNEITSIPKLHQMKALNTLVLSRNPIQEIGESMTKLKLISKISLSHCQIQTIGSSLKSCTELRELRLAHNGITVLSSLVNLRNLDLQGNPITEKGKLARKMKKLIPSLQIYNAKPIEKILENEDGRINDSSVDAGNMRAVKKPKQLDRSKESGSLENDVAGPSKDTDVDGNEDFSVEKKLKPKRKNRDVEPLEKAKKRPMSEDLKQDDNKFNKDDKSSYLNPDIKNTLLLEKHEFKVSSKKKTGDKVQLSKDKMNVTIDDGEIPFSDFFTADIAENAVTQNENMKLKQDIHSGGEAVTFPKNKKKNKGGISGASALQSLMPANEIGLGGPSAWNE, via the exons ATGACGATACTCAACACAAAGCAAATTCTCCAGGACAACAAAACAAACGATTCTAACGCCATTACATCTCTCACTCTCACCTTCAAAGCTCTCTCCGAT GTCTCATGCTTGAGTGATTTCAAGAACCTAGAGAAGCTTGACCTTACTTTCAACAATCTCTCTTCTTTAGAG GCGATCAAGGTGTGTGTCAATTTGAAGTGGTTAGCGGTTGTACAGAATAAGCTGAGGAGCTTGAAAGGGATTGAAGCGCTTACTAAACTCACT GTGTTAAATGCCGGGAAAAACAAGCTTAACTCAATGGATGAGGTGACATCAGTTATTACCTTGCGTGCACTAATTCTGAATG ATAATGAGATTACTTCTATACCAAAGCTTCATCAAATGAAGGCGCTTAATACACTTG TCCTTTCTAGAAATCCGATCCAGGAAATTGGTGAATCTATGACAAAgcttaaattaatttcaaaa ATATCTCTTTCTCATTGCCAAATTCAAACCATTGGATCTTCACTGAAGTCCTGCACTGAATTGAGAGAGCTCCGACTTGCTCACAATGGTATCACG GTGCTGTCTTCATTGGTAAACCTCAGAAATCTAGATCTACAAGGAAACCCCATCACCGAGAAAGGGAAGTTGGCAAGAAAG ATGAAGAAACTAATACCAAGCTTGCAGATATATAATGCTAAACCAATAGAGAAAATTTTGGAAAATGAGGATGGCAGAATTAATGATTCTTCTGTTGATGCTGGTAACATGCGGGCAGTTAAGAAACCTAAGCAGCTAGATCGGAGCAAGGAAAGTGGTAGCCTGGAAAATGATGTTGCTGGTCCAAGCAAAGACACTGATGTAGATGGTAATGAAGATTTTTCCGTGGAGAAGAAATTGAAACCTAAAAGGAAGAATAGAGACGTAGAACCCCTGGAGAAAGCTAAGAAACGACCAATGTCTGAGGATTTGAAACAGGATgataacaaatttaataaagatGATAAATCTTCGTATCTGAATCCTGATATTAAGAACACTTTATTGCTGGAAAAACATGAATTTAAGGTAAGCTCGAAGAAAAAAACTGGGGACAAGGTGCAACTCAGCAAAGATAAGATGAACGTGACCATTGATGATGGAGAAATTCCGTTTTCTGATTTTTTCACGGCTGATATTGCTGAAAATGCTGTTACtcaaaatgaaaatatgaaGTTAAAACAAGACATCCATAGTGGAGGTGAAGCAGTGACCTTCccaaagaataaaaagaaaaacaagggAGGAATCTCTGGAGCTTCTGCTCTTCAGTCGCTGATGCCAGCAAATGAGATTGGATTGGGTGGCCCATCAGCTTGGAATGAGTA G
- the LOC108193550 gene encoding leucine-rich repeat-containing protein ODA7 isoform X2 — protein MTILNTKQILQDNKTNDSNAITSLTLTFKALSDVSCLSDFKNLEKLDLTFNNLSSLEAIKVCVNLKWLAVVQNKLRSLKGIEALTKLTVLNAGKNKLNSMDEVTSVITLRALILNDNEITSIPKLHQMKALNTLVLSRNPIQEIGESMTKLKLISKISLSHCQIQTIGSSLKSCTELRELRLAHNGITNLPDDLACNTRMRILDIGNNSIRRWSNLKVLSSLVNLRNLDLQGNPITEKGKLARKMKKLIPSLQIYNAKPIEKILENEDGRINDSSVDAGNMRAVKKPKQLDRSKESGSLENDVAGPSKDTDVDGNEDFSVEKKLKPKRKNRDVEPLEKAKKRPMSEDLKQDDNKFNKDDKSSYLNPDIKNTLLLEKHEFKVSSKKKTGDKVQLSKDKMNVTIDDGEIPFSDFFTADIAENAVTQNENMKLKQDIHSGGEAVTFPKNKKKNKGGISGASALQSLMPANEIGLGGPSAWNE, from the exons ATGACGATACTCAACACAAAGCAAATTCTCCAGGACAACAAAACAAACGATTCTAACGCCATTACATCTCTCACTCTCACCTTCAAAGCTCTCTCCGAT GTCTCATGCTTGAGTGATTTCAAGAACCTAGAGAAGCTTGACCTTACTTTCAACAATCTCTCTTCTTTAGAG GCGATCAAGGTGTGTGTCAATTTGAAGTGGTTAGCGGTTGTACAGAATAAGCTGAGGAGCTTGAAAGGGATTGAAGCGCTTACTAAACTCACT GTGTTAAATGCCGGGAAAAACAAGCTTAACTCAATGGATGAGGTGACATCAGTTATTACCTTGCGTGCACTAATTCTGAATG ATAATGAGATTACTTCTATACCAAAGCTTCATCAAATGAAGGCGCTTAATACACTTG TCCTTTCTAGAAATCCGATCCAGGAAATTGGTGAATCTATGACAAAgcttaaattaatttcaaaa ATATCTCTTTCTCATTGCCAAATTCAAACCATTGGATCTTCACTGAAGTCCTGCACTGAATTGAGAGAGCTCCGACTTGCTCACAATGGTATCACG AATCTCCCAGATGATTTGGCATGTAATACGAGAATGCGGATATTGGATATAGGAAACAACTCCATTCGAAGGTGGTCAAATCTCAAG GTGCTGTCTTCATTGGTAAACCTCAGAAATCTAGATCTACAAGGAAACCCCATCACCGAGAAAGGGAAGTTGGCAAGAAAG ATGAAGAAACTAATACCAAGCTTGCAGATATATAATGCTAAACCAATAGAGAAAATTTTGGAAAATGAGGATGGCAGAATTAATGATTCTTCTGTTGATGCTGGTAACATGCGGGCAGTTAAGAAACCTAAGCAGCTAGATCGGAGCAAGGAAAGTGGTAGCCTGGAAAATGATGTTGCTGGTCCAAGCAAAGACACTGATGTAGATGGTAATGAAGATTTTTCCGTGGAGAAGAAATTGAAACCTAAAAGGAAGAATAGAGACGTAGAACCCCTGGAGAAAGCTAAGAAACGACCAATGTCTGAGGATTTGAAACAGGATgataacaaatttaataaagatGATAAATCTTCGTATCTGAATCCTGATATTAAGAACACTTTATTGCTGGAAAAACATGAATTTAAGGTAAGCTCGAAGAAAAAAACTGGGGACAAGGTGCAACTCAGCAAAGATAAGATGAACGTGACCATTGATGATGGAGAAATTCCGTTTTCTGATTTTTTCACGGCTGATATTGCTGAAAATGCTGTTACtcaaaatgaaaatatgaaGTTAAAACAAGACATCCATAGTGGAGGTGAAGCAGTGACCTTCccaaagaataaaaagaaaaacaagggAGGAATCTCTGGAGCTTCTGCTCTTCAGTCGCTGATGCCAGCAAATGAGATTGGATTGGGTGGCCCATCAGCTTGGAATGAGTAG